A genomic region of Deinococcus humi contains the following coding sequences:
- a CDS encoding MFS transporter, giving the protein MDPALSLPTTPGLTAQHPDPGPGWQRRFWAIFGGQALSLIGSALTQFVLMWWITDTTGSAGALATAGLAALLPQALLGPLGGTLADRYSRRALMIGADTISALCMIVLITLFLTGRVELWHVYTMMFIRSAMQAFQGPAAAASTALLVSVSFLPRAAGLNQTLTGLMTVAAAPLGALAIGIMPLGWALSIDVATALLGIVPLLLYRLPQIQLTEAQRTGVWAEFREGVTLVWRHPGLRRLYLLLGAIVLAILPSFTLVPLLVKTHFGGGAGDVALMEGLTGVAMMVGGLIVTVLAPKRQMLWILLGFAASCLALALTALAPSGMFPLAVGWWMLSGLTFILGNAPLTALLQATIPNHLQGRVLSLLATVMGLAGPVGLALAGPLGELLGIRWLFVLQGLLGVAFSLAGFFSPALRQFAAPAQKPPQ; this is encoded by the coding sequence GTGGACCCGGCCCTGAGCCTCCCCACCACCCCGGGCCTGACCGCCCAGCACCCTGATCCAGGGCCAGGCTGGCAACGCCGCTTCTGGGCGATTTTCGGCGGCCAGGCGCTGTCCTTGATCGGCAGTGCCTTGACGCAATTTGTGCTGATGTGGTGGATCACCGACACCACTGGGAGCGCCGGTGCGCTCGCCACCGCCGGTCTGGCCGCCCTGCTCCCCCAAGCGCTGCTGGGCCCACTGGGCGGCACGCTCGCCGACCGCTACAGCCGCCGCGCCCTGATGATCGGCGCCGATACCATCAGCGCCCTGTGCATGATCGTCCTCATCACCCTGTTCCTCACCGGGCGGGTCGAGTTGTGGCACGTGTACACCATGATGTTCATTCGCAGCGCCATGCAGGCGTTCCAGGGCCCTGCCGCCGCAGCCAGCACCGCCCTGCTGGTGTCGGTCAGCTTTCTGCCCCGCGCGGCCGGGCTGAACCAGACCCTCACGGGCCTCATGACCGTCGCTGCCGCCCCCCTTGGCGCTCTGGCCATTGGCATCATGCCGCTCGGATGGGCATTGAGCATCGACGTCGCCACTGCCCTGCTCGGCATTGTGCCGCTGTTACTGTACCGCCTCCCGCAGATCCAGTTGACCGAGGCACAGCGAACCGGGGTCTGGGCGGAATTCCGCGAAGGCGTCACTCTGGTCTGGCGCCATCCAGGACTACGCCGCCTGTACCTGCTGCTGGGCGCCATCGTTCTCGCCATCTTGCCCTCGTTCACCCTGGTTCCCCTGCTGGTCAAAACGCACTTCGGCGGGGGCGCCGGCGACGTTGCCCTCATGGAAGGCCTGACCGGCGTCGCCATGATGGTCGGCGGCCTGATCGTCACTGTTCTGGCGCCCAAACGCCAGATGCTCTGGATCCTGCTTGGCTTCGCTGCGTCCTGCCTTGCCCTCGCCCTCACCGCGCTGGCCCCAAGCGGAATGTTCCCCCTCGCCGTGGGGTGGTGGATGCTCAGTGGCCTGACCTTCATCCTCGGCAACGCTCCCCTCACCGCGCTGCTGCAGGCCACGATCCCCAACCACCTGCAAGGCCGTGTGCTCTCGCTGCTCGCCACCGTGATGGGTCTGGCAGGCCCGGTCGGCCTTGCCCTCGCTGGGCCGCTTGGCGAGTTGCTGGGCATCCGCTGGCTGTTCGTCTTGCAGGGCCTGCTCGGTGTCGCCTTCAGTCTCGCCGGCTTCTTCTCCCCTGCCCTCCGCCAATTCGCTGCGCCCGCTCAGAAACCGCCGCAGTGA
- a CDS encoding AI-2E family transporter — translation MGFLAGAFNIVPYLGVIIALIPALLLAAPLGIVKLALVVLVFIAANQVEGQFLSPLVLARQTDLHPATVLLSILSGVALVGVMGALLAVPLMALAKRLMEAYYYPSRLYQRSP, via the coding sequence CTGGGCTTCCTCGCCGGTGCCTTCAATATCGTCCCTTATCTGGGGGTGATCATCGCCCTCATCCCTGCGCTCCTGCTGGCCGCTCCCCTGGGAATCGTCAAGCTCGCTCTGGTGGTCCTGGTCTTCATCGCGGCGAACCAGGTGGAGGGGCAGTTCCTCAGCCCGCTGGTGCTGGCCCGCCAAACTGATCTGCACCCAGCCACCGTGCTGCTGAGCATCTTGTCCGGCGTGGCCCTGGTAGGAGTCATGGGCGCATTGCTGGCCGTGCCGTTGATGGCGCTCGCCAAGCGCCTGATGGAGGCGTACTACTACCCCAGTCGCCTCTACCAACGCTCACCCTGA
- a CDS encoding TetR/AcrR family transcriptional regulator, with translation MAKRQPPELTRTTLLQAATRVIRTHGATLSLDAVAREAGISKGGLLHHYPTKDHLLTALAHALVDQFRDELRAAHASEIATHGDTPGAWLRAYIHVSFTPAQDTELLSTALAPIATLPDLLPDLQAAQAFLITDAQADGLPPGRAHAIRLACDGLWTGHHLGLPDLTNEQRAALKEELLSWTRP, from the coding sequence ATGGCGAAACGACAACCACCCGAACTCACCCGAACCACCCTGCTCCAGGCGGCCACCCGCGTCATCCGCACGCACGGTGCCACCCTCTCGCTCGACGCCGTCGCCCGGGAAGCTGGCATCAGCAAAGGGGGGCTCCTCCATCACTACCCCACCAAAGACCACCTGCTCACCGCACTGGCGCATGCCCTGGTCGATCAGTTCCGCGATGAGCTCCGTGCAGCGCACGCCAGCGAAATCGCCACCCACGGCGACACTCCCGGCGCCTGGCTGCGTGCCTACATCCATGTGTCCTTCACGCCTGCCCAGGACACCGAACTCCTCAGCACCGCCCTTGCCCCAATCGCCACCCTCCCTGACTTGCTCCCCGACCTACAGGCCGCACAGGCCTTCCTCATCACCGATGCCCAGGCCGATGGCCTCCCTCCAGGGCGCGCCCACGCCATCCGGCTGGCCTGCGATGGCCTCTGGACTGGACATCACCTCGGTCTCCCAGATCTGACCAATGAACAACGCGCCGCCCTGAAAGAGGAACTCCTGTCGTGGACCCGGCCCTGA
- a CDS encoding peptidase dimerization domain-containing protein, which yields MWWAYSCAAGWRPASDLHSSTGAVVDNPLWRLAKALASLRDETGRVTIPGFHDVRPVSDVDREAIANIPGQGESLYDAYAVTRRLGAPEEFNTCTNLMPILNVNGFHGGYAEAGSKTVLPAESFVKIDIRLVPDQHPERIVELLRAHLNAQGLEDVEIVEPATHQHPARSDLSDPFVQTALQVAREVYGKDAIVHPSSSASGPIVSLHAPRRCACDRSGHRQRGGAPPCPE from the coding sequence ATGTGGTGGGCCTATAGCTGCGCTGCCGGGTGGCGGCCAGCCAGCGACCTGCACAGCAGCACCGGGGCGGTGGTGGACAATCCACTGTGGCGCCTGGCCAAAGCCCTAGCGAGCCTGCGCGACGAAACTGGGCGCGTGACCATTCCCGGCTTCCACGACGTCCGTCCCGTATCCGATGTCGACCGCGAGGCTATTGCCAACATTCCCGGTCAGGGCGAGTCCCTCTACGATGCTTACGCGGTCACGCGCCGCCTGGGAGCGCCGGAGGAGTTCAACACCTGCACCAATCTGATGCCCATTTTGAACGTCAATGGTTTTCACGGTGGCTACGCTGAGGCAGGCAGCAAGACGGTGTTGCCTGCCGAGAGTTTCGTCAAGATTGACATTCGACTGGTGCCGGATCAGCACCCCGAGCGAATCGTGGAACTCCTGCGCGCTCATTTGAACGCCCAAGGCCTGGAGGACGTGGAGATCGTCGAGCCGGCAACCCACCAGCACCCGGCCCGCAGCGACCTGAGTGACCCCTTCGTGCAGACTGCCCTGCAGGTGGCGAGGGAGGTTTATGGCAAAGATGCCATCGTACACCCCAGCAGTTCTGCCAGCGGCCCGATTGTCTCCCTTCATGCACCACGTCGGTGCGCCTGTGATCGCTCTGGCCATCGGCAACGAGGGGGGGCGCCTCCATGCCCCGAATGA